In the genome of Triticum urartu cultivar G1812 chromosome 5, Tu2.1, whole genome shotgun sequence, one region contains:
- the LOC125507155 gene encoding uncharacterized protein LOC125507155: MLYSRIFIHLYSYIFIHLYSCIIITHFIFCIFCRWSAVDVWDNHLLLLSVHSSLCYVVIVSGQIEFVSSDSREMYSSRGSNDQREEMNLGTSRTQQQLLDVGEEERLHLDAVAGGGYGGGDGGTACARLHLGAGQEEPLCVGGSRAPALLQRRQRLGRGRRWRWRAEVEMEVEGGGEGGGGDGGGGRR; encoded by the exons ATGTTGTACTCCCGCATCTTCATCCATTTGTACTCCTACATCTTCATCCATTTGTACTCCTGCATCATCATCACCCATTTCATCTTCTGCATCTTCTGCAGGTGGAGTGCAGTTGATGTCTGGGACAACCATCTTCTGCTGCTTTCAG TTCATTCCTCTCTTTGCTACGTGGTCATTGTTTCAGGACAGATCGAG TTCGTTTCCAGCGACAGCAGAGAGATGTACTCCAGCAGAGGATCAAATGATCAGAGAGAGGAGATGAACCTGGGCACCAGCCGAACCCAGCAACAGCTCCTGGATGTGGGAGAGGAGGAGCGCCTGCACCTGGATGCAGTGGCCGGAGGTGGGTACGGAGGTGGAGATGGCGGAACAGCCTGTGCTCGCCTCCACCTGGGTGCGGGTCAGGAGGAGCCCCTGTGTGTGGGCGGCAGCAGAGCACCAGCTCTACTCCAGCGGCGGCAGCGCCTGGGCAGGGGGCGGAGGTGGAGATGGAGGGCGGAGGTGGAGATGGAGGTGGAGGGCGGAGGTGAGGGTGGAGGTGGAGATGGAGGTGGAGGGCGGAGGTGA